In a genomic window of Fusarium verticillioides 7600 chromosome 11, whole genome shotgun sequence:
- a CDS encoding 3-oxoacyl-[acyl-carrier protein] reductase — protein MSIFNGVALVTGAASGIGRETALSFAREGCKKIVIVDRDADKLGDTEVTIKETFQGVQVLAVPTDISKEEDIENLYSETIKALGRVDYVVNGAGVLSNNKRSHESSIEEFDVINNVNYRGCWLSSRAAIKCMLKQDPLPTHDGRPGARGSIVNIASQLGVVGRPAAPAYCGSKAAVISMTRCDAIDYSKDLIRVNAVCPGLIDTAMTRPQADVLSPAINIAPMGRMGSPQEVADCILFLASSKASFVQGAAMMVDGGYVIN, from the exons ATGTCGATTTTCAATGGCGTCGCGCTCGTGACTGGGGCTGCCTCAG GTATTGGACGTGAGACAGCTCTATCCTTTGCACGGGAGGGATGTAAGAAAATCGTTATAGTCGACCGCGATGCCGACAAACTCGGCGATACAGAAGTCACCATTAAAGAAACCTTCCAGGGTGTTCAGGTCCTGGCTGTACCGACAgacatctccaaggaggaggacatTGAAAACCTCTACAGCGAAACCATCAAAGCATTGGGTAGAGTAGACTATGTTGTCAATGGTGCTG GCGTGTTGAGTAATAACAAGAGGTCTCATGAGTCTTCAATTGAAGAATTTGATGTGATCAACAATGTCAACTATCGGGGATGTTGGCTATCATCTCGCGCTGCCATCAAATGTATGCTCAAGCAAGACCCTCTGCCTACTCATGACGGAAGACCTGGAGCTCGAGGAAGCATCGTCAACATAGCCTCACAATTGGGAGTGGTTGGTCGCCCAGCAGCAC CGGCCTATTGCGGAAGCAAAGCAGCCGTGATTAGCATGACAAGATGCGATGCTATAGAT TACTCCAAGGATCTCATCCGAGTAAACGCTGTTTGTCCTGGTCTTATCGACACAGCGATGACCCGGCCTCAAGCTGATGTCTTGAGTcccgccatcaacatcgcTCCGATGGGACGCATGGGCAGTCCTCAGGAAGTTGCTGATTGCATATTGTTTCTTGCAAGCAGTAAAGCTAGTTTTGTGCAGGGAGCTGCGATGATGGTTGACGGTGGATACGTCATTAATTAG